A region of Lycium barbarum isolate Lr01 chromosome 1, ASM1917538v2, whole genome shotgun sequence DNA encodes the following proteins:
- the LOC132610788 gene encoding protein MAINTENANCE OF MERISTEMS-like, with translation MIERWRPETHTFHLRTGETTITLQDVEVIYGLHIDGQALYRVEPPQLSYPQELTRLTDFVPHQRDMHGRSRLLRSFLHAHLRLVHLQHPIGEATPQVDVDRRAYLYLLIIFGGIMFPNTSGADMSMRYLLFIEDLDQLGCYSWGAAILAYIYRGFDRASMGERLEVAAFSPLLQVETFQPIAAHPSDDYVAEDMPYARRWSQGRTRGFHMDAV, from the exons ATGATTGAGCGCTGGCGACCGGAGACccatacatttcatctccgcactggcGAGACTACCATCACCTTGCAGGATGTCGAGGTGATTTATGGTCTACATATTGATGGACAGGCATTATATAGAGTGGAGCCTCCGCAGCTGTCGTATCCccaggagttgactaggctcactgaTTTCGTGCCTCATCAGAGGGATATGCATGGACGGAGTCGGTTATTGCGGTCCTTCCTCCATGCTCACTTGCGCCTCGTACATTTGCAGCATCCGATTGGCGAGGCGACGCCTCAGGTTGATGTTGACCGACGTGCTTACTTATATcttctcatcatattcgggggcatcatGTTCCCGAACACGTCGGGTGCGGATATGAGTATGAGGTATCTGCTCTTTATTGAGGATCTAGACCAGCTGGGATGTTACAGTTGGGGCGCCGCTATCCTGGCTTACATATACAGAGGATTTGATCGAGCCTCTATGGGCGAGAGGCTTGAGGTCGCTGCATTTAGCCCtcttcttcag gttgagacctttcaACCCATAGCTGCTCACCCTTCCGATGATTATGTTGCTGAGGATatgccatacgcgcggagatggtcgcAAGGCCGTACCAGAG GCTTTCATATGGACGCGGTATGA
- the LOC132635048 gene encoding uncharacterized protein LOC132635048 — protein MHQEVDAWNTRMTTLAAVGHDTPIHEYMTWCMHITHSLIANPSTPRPDGRGYASLSGAYEALLRMTLMIRHESIPRTESIDPGIAAYAARIVQLTDISMTRAQEWHRVDEDVPEPAPEPVPEGVPEGVGLIEVVGLIDVVGLADRGGRAGRGLVDEPDDISPSGSVGYRYPVDFFFQAVNFTETWIYARDVCTL, from the exons ATGCACCAGGAAGTCGATGCATGGAACACGAGGATGACAACTCTAGCGGCTgtcggacatgacactccgaTCCATGAGTACATGACGTGGTGCATGCATATCACTCACTCTTTAATTGCCAACCCCTCGACGCCTCGTCCTGATGGCCGAGGATATGCATCACTCTCAGGAGCGTATGAGGCgctg CTACGGATGACTCTGATGATACGCCATGAGAGCATTCCCCGTACAGAGTCCATCGACCCTGGGATAGCGGCATATGCAGCACGGATAGTTCAACTTACCGACATTAGTATGACACGAGCACAGGAGTGGCATCGTGTCGATGAGGATGTTCCAGAGCCTGCTCCAGAGCCTGTACCAGAGGGTGTTCCAGAGGGGGTAGGGCTGATAGAGGTGGTCGGGCTGATAGATGTGGTCGGGCTGGCAGATCGAGGTGGTCGGGCTGGCAGAggtctagtagatgagcctgacgaTATAAGCCCATCAGGCTCCGTCGGCTACAGATACCCCGTCGACTTCTTCTTCCAGGCCGTCAACTTCACAGAGACCTGGATATACGCCAGAGATGTTTGCACATTATGA